The following coding sequences are from one Pongo abelii isolate AG06213 chromosome 3, NHGRI_mPonAbe1-v2.0_pri, whole genome shotgun sequence window:
- the HS3ST1 gene encoding heparan sulfate glucosamine 3-O-sulfotransferase 1, protein MAALLLGAVLLVAQPQLVPSRPAELGQQELLRKAGTLQDDVRDGAAPNGSAQQLPQTIIIGVRKGGTRALLEMLSLHPDVAAAENEVHFFDWEEHYSHGLGWYLSQMPFSWPHQLTVEKTPAYFTSPKVPERVYSMNPSIRLLLILRDPSERVLSDYTQVFYNHMQKRKPYPSIEEFLVRDGRLNVDYKALNRSLYHVHMQNWLRFFPLRHIHIVDGDRLIRDPFPEIQKVERFLKLSPQINASNFYFNKTKGFYCLRDSGRDRCLHESKGRAHPQVDPKLLNKLHEYFHEPNKKFFELVGRTFDWH, encoded by the coding sequence ATGGCCGCGCTGCTCCTGGGCGCGGTGCTGCTGGTGGCCCAGCCCCAGCTAGTGCCTTCCCGCCCCGCCGAGCTAGGCCAGCAGGAGCTTCTGCGGAAAGCGGGGACCCTCCAGGATGACGTTCGCGATGGCGCGGCCCCGAACGGCTCTGCCCAGCAATTGCCGCAGACCATCATCATCGGCGTGCGCAAGGGCGGCACGCGCGCACTGCTGGAGATGCTCAGCCTGCACCCCGACGTGGCGGCCGCGGAGAACGAGGTCCACTTCTTCGACTGGGAGGAGCATTACAGCCACGGCCTGGGCTGGTACCTCAGCCAGATGCCCTTCTCTTGGCCACACCAGCTCACAGTGGAGAAGACCCCTGCGTATTTCACGTCACCCAAAGTGCCTGAGCGAGTCTACAGCATGAACCCGTCCATCCGGCTGCTGCTCATCCTGCGAGACCCGTCGGAGCGCGTGCTATCTGACTACACCCAAGTGTTCTACAACCACATGCAGAAGCGCAAGCCCTATCCGTCCATCGAGGAGTTCCTGGTGCGCGACGGCCGGCTCAACGTGGACTACAAGGCCCTCAACCGCAGCCTCTACCACGTGCACATGCAGAACTGGCTGCGCTTCTTCCCACTGCGCCACATCCACATTGTGGACGGCGACCGCCTCATCAGGGACCCTTTCCCTGAGATCCAAAAGGTCGAGAGGTTCCTAAAGCTGTCGCCGCAGATCAATGCCTCGAACTTCTACTTTAACAAAACCAAGGGCTTTTACTGCCTGCGGGACAGCGGCCGGGACCGCTGCTTACATGAGTCCAAAGGCCGGGCACATCCCCAAGTCGATCCCAAACTACTCAATAAACTGCACGAATATTTTCATGAGCCAAATAAGAAGTTCTTCGAGCTTGTTGGCAGAACATTTGACTGGCACTGA